In Coregonus clupeaformis isolate EN_2021a chromosome 7, ASM2061545v1, whole genome shotgun sequence, one genomic interval encodes:
- the LOC121568666 gene encoding LOW QUALITY PROTEIN: probable polyketide synthase 1 (The sequence of the model RefSeq protein was modified relative to this genomic sequence to represent the inferred CDS: inserted 4 bases in 4 codons; deleted 1 base in 1 codon): MEEEEGAIAVVGMGCSFPGGEGLDNFWKVLLEGKNCALPIPNERFNSTYWYDADNSKPGKTHTSKAALIDGFNELDLRFFGITDAEADYMDPQQKLLLHCTYRALENAGMPMEKASGTRTGVYLGLMNRDYDITTAQYDPCLANHWTGTGKAMSIAANRISYTFNLTGPSVAIDSACSSSLVALHFACQAIKQGDCEMALCGGVSCIIDPQVFVALSKAKMISPEGTSKPFSSRADGYGRGEGCGIILLKPLKQALKDCDHVWGIISKTAVNQDGHTVTPITKPSMVQQEDLLRRIYSESDLSTVQYIEAHGTGTPVGDPIEAGSISKVIAKARPPGSETLRIGSVKGNIGHTESAAGVAGLIKVLLMMKHETIVPSLFYSEDSASIDAKALNVKVPTKAEKWGNAGSVERVAGINNFGFGGTNAHTIVKQYNNSHTQTARVERSYEYFVLSAASEKSLTMMVQDTAEQISADKTVELQGLSYTSACRRSHMKHKYRKAFTTSSLVDLRNQLKSALNKRLSXSKLDPKLVFVFCGNGVAYQGMCKQLLKQEPVFREKIREVEALFQRYQRMSITERLESASVDDDFSKPDVVQPLLFAIQVGIASLFKHWGIRPDAILGHSVGEVAAAHCSGLLSLEDAVKVIYFRSTLQNKVTGGKMLVVSNMAVSEVLNLLPSYLNKVCLAASNSPQSCTLAGDADAIDSLHQKLSNSVKSKNLFLHVLDVPAAYHSQMMDPILSQLEDSIGSLQVNHVETELFXTVTGKAVEQPDFSTGKYWARNIREPVSFEQAVRSATKDKXNVVFVEIGPRRALQRNIQETLGNETQVLTSVQQDKDHETMLNTVSKLFELGVQVDWDKFYRGCETSPTPTPMYQFNCVKKNVIFEVAQKDTSGSHPVLTQTGNDGKTFSCDLASASVSYLQDHRNNDVAIVPGALYAELGLAAFMASSKSKVPLNTLQLSVSFQSPFLISPNSPEMSVKLDHIENETMFKIQSPTATYASGSISCKQGRLAEEQYISLDSVYKRCTSTMSTDYFYDYLSKRGFQYGSVFRNKGDVHYSADLMEAISVVTVPDELLPQLHDFCIHPVVLDYLLQLTPITIVNAFMARPGFPAEIGSLTVHEPLQPEMVLYLRAANVAADHFEVSGCFTDKAGWVLVELKHVIVKYLRSQSNVVEEYFFHNDFSVVSDDYKPINNPKALVFADQMGVSEAMQKHLSSQSQYISFTHANDLLSRGLKALLSTFKISDLKSFAEILFVWSIDNVTSHETEAILENMVSCCEMFRQIVLELKAMKFPNSIRVITYRSAENTVDCISAGFVLSGMTRSCAAEMADLSFQLIDISSVSTEDIRVLSQVLDSFPCSKYPELVVKDGQILKPYIVHTPTESSDNSQENVHSFKSEEFILQTANPYRMTSLSAIPCDVEDKNIKENSVEIQLSKICVHSSDYFPVSVSDMNYGPTMYWNKHTTHNHQLFALDFSGTVTAVGKDVSKLKVGDHVVSCYPIAASSKIVIPEAACYKTKRLTFLKEAPCVSYFILAWEVLHRALPKVKQQRLGIISSVPDSGLTKVLAQTANKSGWYNIVLPQFSDQLQNVNKLDAFVLLPPFDKFSLKKACNVSGVRHIVAVCENECQSSISQNGFRCGNDNIRIQTVQMSSALEKGSIRAEKPHIYRWLKSMHLDKKSLDFETTIFQRVSSGNIGFMPAEESESYFSLKTLPVVVLGKDESKGTLSNIQLLPKPNQLFQKNSVYIVTGGLTGLGFETVKFIAQRGGGYIVILSRSSPSPDLQQEISNIKSQYGATVVSLQCDVSISAQVVKTITAIRESFPSCPIRGVFHSAVVLHDGLIETLDKSLYEKVLKPKVNGALNLHHATKHCKLDYFVCYSSISAFIGNASQTNYCAANSFLDTFCQYRRNIGLAGQSISWGALNLGLLLDKDHFQRFLAAKGMMVMGVAEINESLEQCLLLNRPQQVVCKFNFKNLMHHVLAQNASLNIRLGELADEGLTKEKGVDARYDQTTVSMSPSEYVKSVLRETLGVENDELNDDSSLTALGIDSMLAMTLQNLIFQDRGVNVPXVKLLDPNSTLSTLVAMLKEGANLESEHGDDLALDLMENNEEESYMSTIL; the protein is encoded by the exons atggaggaggaagagggagccATTGCAGTGGTTGGCATGGGATGCAGCTTCCCTGGAG GTGAGGGGCTTGACaatttctggaaggttcttctgGAAGGGAAGAACTGTGCATTGCCAATCCCTAACGAGAGGTTTAACAGTACTTACTGGTATGATGCTGACAACAGCAAACCTGGAAAGACTCACACTAGCAAAGCTGCTCTCATAGATGG CTTTAATGAACTAGACCTGAGGTTTTTTGGTATCACCGATGCTGAGGCCGACTACATGGACCCTCAGCAGAAACTCTTGCTGCACTGCACCTATAGGGCACTAGAGAATGCTGGGATGCCAATGGAGAAAGCTAGCGGAACTAGGACTGGAGTATACCTAg GACTAATGAACAGAGACTACGATATCACAACCGCCCAGTACGATCCATGCTTGGCCAACCATTGGACTGGCACTGGTAAAGCCATGAGTATTGCAGCCAACCGGATATCCTACACCTTCAACCTCACTGGTCCATCAGTTGCCATAGACAGCGCCTGCTCATCATCTCTTGTGGCTCTGCACTTTGCTTGTCAAGCCATAAAACAAG GTGACTGCGAGATGGCTCTCTGTGGCGGTGTAAGCTGTATCATAGATCCACAAGTCTTTGTTGCTCTCAGCAAGGCAAAGATGATTTCACCTGAAGGCACCAGCAAACCTTTCTCCAGTAGAGCAGATGGCTATGGCAGAGGAGAGGGCTGCGGGATTATTCTGCTGAAGCCACTGAAACAA gCCTTGAAAGACTGTGACCACGTATGGGGCATCATAAGCAAAACTGCAGTAAACCAAGATGGCCACACTGTCACTCCAATCACCAAGCCATCCATGGTCCAACAAGAGGATCTTCTGCGCAGAATCTATTCAGAGTCTGACCTGTCAACTGTCCAGTACATAGAGGCTCATGGGACTGGAACTCCAGTGGGGGATCCCATAGAAGCAGGCAGCATCTCCAAAGTCATTGCCAAAGCCAGACCTCCAGGTTCAGAGACACTCCGCATCGGCTCTGTGAAAGGCAACATTGGACACACAGAATCTGCAGCTGGAGTGGCAGGGCTAATCAAGGTACTCCTAATGATGAAGCATGAAACCATTGTCCCTTCACTCTTCTACTCTGAGGACAGTGCCAGTATAGATGCTAAAGCCTTAAACGTAAAAGTTCCCACTAAAGCAGAAAAGTGGGGAAATGCAGGCTCCGTCGAACGGGTTGCAGGGATCAATAATTTTGGTTTTGGAGGCACAAATGCCCACACAATTGTTAAACAGTACAACAACTCTCACACCCAAACAGCCAGGGTTGAAAGGTCATATGAGTATTTTGTCCTTTCAGCAGCCTCAGAAAAATCCCTTACCATGATGGTACAGGACACAGCTGAACAGATAAGTGCAGACAAAACAGTGGAACTCCAGGGTCTGTCATATACATCAGCCTGTAGAAGAAGCCACATGAAACATAAATACAGGAAGGCATTCACAACATCCTCTCTGGTTGATCTGAGAAACCAGCTGAAATCTGCTTTGAACAAAAGATTGT CCTCCAAACTAGATCCAAAGTTAGTGTTTGTTTTCTGTGGGAATGGTGTGGCCTACCAAGGCATGTGCAAGCAGCTCCTGAAACAGGAACCAGTGTTCAGAGAGAAGATCAGGGAGGTTGAGGCGCTTTTTCAAAGGTACCAAAGAATGTCCATCACAGAGAGACTGGAAAGTGCATCAGTTGATGACGACTTTTCAAAACCAGATGTTGTCCAGCCCCTACTCTTTGCTATTCAGGTTGGCATTGCCAGTCTCTTCAAGCACTGGGGAATCAGACCAGATGCCATTCTTGGCCACTCTGTTGGAGAGGTTGCTGCTGCCCACTGCTCTGGTCTCTTGTCCCTTGAGGATGCAGTGAAGGTGATTTACTTCCGCAGTACTCTGCAGAATAAGGTCACAGGGGGGAAAATGCTTGTGGTCAGTAACATGGCTGTGTCAGAGGTCTTGAACCTCCTTCCCTCCTACTTAAATAAGGTTTGCCTGGCTGCCTCCAACAGCCCACAGTCCTGCACCCTTGCAGGTGATGCTGATGCTATAGACAGTCTCCATCAAAAGCTAAGCAACTCAGTCAAGAGTAAGAATCTGTTCCTCCATGTTCTGGATGTCCCTGCTGCATACCACAGCCAGATGATGGATCCCATCCTCTCTCAACTAGAGGACAGTATTGGCTCTTTACAGGTGAATCATGTTGAGACAGAATTGT TCACAGTGACAGGGAAGGCGGTAGAGCAGCCAGACTTCAGCACAGGCAAATACTGGGCCAGGAACATTCGAGAGCCTGTTTCATTTGAACAGGCTGTGAGATCAGCAACCAAAGACA ACAATGTGGTCTTTGTAGAGATAGGACCTAGAAGGGCACTACAAAGGAACATCCAGGAGACTCTGGGAAATGAGACACAAGTGCTCACATCAGTGCAGCAAGATAAAGATCATGAGACAATGCTGAACACTGTGTCCAAACTGTTTGAGTTGGGGGTTCAGGTAGACTGGGACAAGTTCTACAGAGGTTGTGAGACATCCCCAACACCTACCCCAATGTATCAGTTCAATTGTGTGAAGAAAAATGTCATCTTTGAGGTAGCACAGAAAGATACATCGGGCAGTCATCCTGTGTTAACTCAGACAGGCAATGATGGAAAAACATTCAGTTGTGATCTGGCCTCAGCCTCAGTGTCTTACCTGCAGGACCATAGAAACAATGATGTTGCCATTGTCCCTGGTGCCCTCTATGCTGAGTTGGGTTTGGCTGccttcatggccagttccaaaTCAAAGGTGCCACTCAACACGCTGCAACTCAGTGTCAGTTTTCAGAGTCCATTTCTAATTTCGCCAAATTCTCCAGAGATGAGTGTCAAACTGGATCACATTGAAAACGAGACAATGTTTAAGATACAATCTCCTACAGCAACGTATGCATCAGGCAGCATATCATGCAAGCAAGGGAGGTTGGCTGAAGAACAGTATATCTCTCTAGACTCAGTTTACAAGCGATGCACATCAACTATGAGTACTGATTACTTTTATGATTACCTAAGTAAGAGAGGGTTTCAGTATGGTTCTGTTTTCAGAAACAAGGGAGATGTGCATTATAGTGCAGACTTGATGGAAGCCATCTCTGTTGTGACTGTCCCTGATGAACTACTGCCTCAGTTGCATGATTTCTGCATTCACCCTGTAGTGCTAGACTATTTGCTACAACTGACTCCAATCACAATAGTGAATGCATTCATGGCAAGGCCTGGCTTCCCTGCAGAAATAGGCAGTTTGACTGTTCACGAACCCCTGCAGCCTGAAATGGTTCTATATTTGAGAGCCGCAAACGTTGCAGCCGACCATTTCGAAGTATCTGGCTGTTTCACCGACAAAGCAGGTTGGGTCTTGGTTGAACTGAAGCATGTCATAGTCAAGTATCTTCGGAGCCAATCTAATGTTGTTGAAGAGTACTTCTTCCACAATGACTTCAGTGTTGTCTCTGATGACTACAAGCCCATTAATAATCCCAAGGCATTGGTCTTCGCTGACCAGATGGGTGTATCTGAAGCCATGCAAAAACATTTGAGCTCACAGTCTCAATACATCTCTTTCACACATGCTAATGATCTCTTGAGCCGTGGATTGAAAGCACTGTTGTCTACATTCAAAATCTCAGATCTGAAAAGCTTTGCAGAAATCTTGTTTGTGTGGAGCATTGACAATGTCACCTCCCACGAAACAGAGGCTATCCTGGAGAACATGGTAAGCTGCTGTGAGATGTTCCGACAAATAGTCCTGGAACTGAAGGCCATGAAATTTCCAAACTCCATCAGAGTAATAACCTACCGGTCAGCAGAGAACACAGTGGACTGCATCAGTGCAGGCTTTGTCCTGTCAGGCATGACTAGATCGTGTGCTGCAGAAATGGCAGATCTTTCCTTCCAGCTGATTGACATCAGCTCTGTCTCTACAGAGGACATCAGAGTTCTGTCTCAGGTTCTTGACTCATTCCCCTGCAGCAAATACCCAGAATTGGTGGTGAAAGATGGACAGATTCTAAAACCTTACATAGTACACACTCCCACTGAAAGCAGTGACAACTCACAGGAAAATGTCCACTCTTTCAAGTCTGAGGAGTTCATCCTTCAGACTGCTAACCCATACAGAATGACTAGCCTGTCTGCCATTCCCTGTGATGTTGAGGATAAGAACATCAAGGAGAATTCAGTTGAGATTCAGCTCAGTAAGATTTGTGTTCATTCTTCTGACTACTTTCCTGTCAGTGTCTCTGATATGAACTATGGCCCGACAATGTACTGGAACAAACACACAACTCACAACCACCAGCTTTTCGCTCTAGACTTCAGTGGAACTGTCACAGCTGTAGGGAAAGATGTGAGCAAACTGAAAGTGGGAGACcatgtagtttcatgttatcccATTGCTGCATCTTCTAAGATTGTGATTCCTGAAGCAGCATGCTACAAGACAAAGAGGCTCACATTTCTGAAGGAGGCACCCTGTGTGTCCTACTTTATACTTGCATGGGAAGTCTTGCATCGTGCATTACCCAAAGTCAAACAACAGAGGTTGGGCATCATCTCATCCGTTCCTGACTCAGGTTTGACAAAGGTCTTAGCCCAAACTGCAAACAAATCAGGATGGTATAACATCGTTCTGCCACAGTTTAGTGATCAGCTTCAAAATGTGAACAAGCTTGATGCATTTGTCCTTTTGCCTCCATTTGACAAA TTCAGTTTGAAAAAAGCATGCAATGTTTCCGGTGTGAGACACATTGTTGCTGTATGTGAAAATGAGTGCCAATCCTCCATCTCACAAAATGGCTTCAGATGTGGCAATGACAACATTCGCATTCAGACTGTTCAAATGTCTAGCGCATTGGAAAAGGGTTCTATCAGAGCAGAGAAGCCTCACATTTACCGTTGGCTCAAATCAATGCATTTGGACAAGAAGTCTTTAGATTTCGAAACCACCATCTTTCAGAGAGTGTCATCCGGTAACATTGGCTTCATGCCTGCTGAAGAGTCTGAATCGTACTTCAGCTTAAAAACCCTGCCTGTTGTGGTACTGGGTAAAGATGAATCCAAAGGCACACTGTCCAACATTCAGTTGTTGCCTAAACCAAACCAGCTTTTCCAGAAGAACTCTGTGTACATTGTCACAGGTGGTCTAACTGGACTAGGGTTTGAAACAGTGAAGTTTATTGCACAGCGAGGAGGAGGGTACATTGTCATTCTTTCCAGAAGCAGTCCCTCGCCAGACTTACAGCAGGAGATAAGCAACATTAAGAGTCAGTATGGCGCCACAGTCGTAAGCTTGCAGTGTGATGTTTCAATCTCTGCACAAGTGGTGAAGACCATTACTGCGATTCGGGAAAGTTTCCCGTCTTGTCCAATCAGAGGGGTGTTCCACAGCGCCGTCGTCCTGCATGATGGCCTGATTGAAACCCTTGACAAATCTCTCTATGAGAAAGTCCTGAAGCCCAAAGTGAATGGGGCTCTGAATCTGCATCACGCCACAAAACACTGCAAGTTAGATTACTTTGTTTGTTACTCCTCCATCTCTGCCTTTATTGGCAATGCATCACAAACAAACTATTGTGCAGCCAACTCCTTCTTGGACACATTCTGTCAGTATAGGCGAAACATTGGACTTGCAGGACAGTCCATAAGCTGGGGAGCTTTGAACCTTGGTCTCTTGCTGGACAAAGACCATTTCCAAAGATTTCTGGCAGCAAAGGGGATGATGGTCATGGGGGTAGCAGAAATCAATGAGAGCCTAGAACAATGCCTTCTGCTGAACAGGCCACAACAGGTTGTCTGCAAGTTTAATTTCAAAAACCTGATGCATCATGTTCTTGCTCAGAATGCATCCCTAAACATACGTTTAGGCGAACTGGCGGATGAGGGGCTAACAAAAGAAAAAGGGGTAGATGCAAGATATGACCAAACTACCGTGTCCATGTCACCAAGTGAATACGTCAAGTCGGTGCTCAGGGAAACGCTTGGTGTTGAGAATGATGAGCTGAATGACGATTCTTCTCTCACTGCATTAGGCATAGACTCAATGCTAGCCATGACTTTACAGAATCTTATCTTTCAAGACAGGGGTGTGAATGTTC TGGTTAAATTACTGGACCCCAACAGCACACTGTCTACGTTGGTAGCCATGCTGAAAGAGGGTGCAAACCTGGAATCTGAGCATGGTGATGACCTTGCTTTGGATCTGATGGAAAATAATGAGGAAGAAAGTTACATGTCTACCATACTTTAG
- the LOC121570196 gene encoding patched domain-containing protein 3-like produces the protein MTIGALAFEDLCVKKGGVCVSNSIIDIIKTNTTTINYPYHGKIFIASEIGGVKLKSGLTEIDSAEAIRLFYFLKEDNQTINTMWLQKFIETASKMTKEGMTISYFTSISRDDEFEKSSDSIIPLFSLTYALAINFSIISCLRLDCVRNKVWVATFGVLSSGMAVLSSFGLLLYCGMPFAMTVATAPFLILGIGVDDMFIMISCWQQTQVHDNVEDRMAATYKDAAVSITITTLTDALAFYIGLLTPFGSVQSFCMYTGTAVLFCYLYNITFFGAFLALNGRREKGNRHWLTCMKVPEPEENTKKYNLCSIGGAYDHKTGKEEPMPINNFFKMYYGPFLTNTWTKVFVILLYAGYLGSSIYGCFQIQEGIDLKNLAVDSSYVGSYYDNEDQYFSEYGPNVMVVVTDSEFQYWDETARKSLDTCLRSFESLTLAGQSLVAKDMTLSWLNEYVKAGVVSNPNNETIFMDSLPTFLQQSGFTQDVNISNKVIIASRLFIQTINVSTAVDEKNMLNKLRETANGCPGKLVVYHPAFIYFDQYAVIVSNTIQNIVVATLAMLVISLMLIPNPICSLWVTFAIASVIVGVAGFMALWDVNLDSVSMINLVICIGFSVDFSAHISYAFVSSKEPTANKKAVDAVYHLGYPILQGAVSTILGVVVLSAAESYIFRTFFKIMFLVILFGAVHGIVFIPVFLTFFGICGGKVSDKKDVDGRSNTLSQRGHMWVTQTTGDFNMKNVHELRAVAANSNNIIALPSSIAIRRAEVRRVKMRWRREYMLLDFY, from the exons ATGACAATTGGTGCATTAGCATTTGAAGACCTATGTGTTAAgaaaggtggtgtgtgtgtgtcaaattcAATCATTGATATTATTAAAACCAACACAACAACGATTAATTATCCATATCATGGCAAAATTTTCATCGCATCTGAAATTGGTGGTGTGAAACTGAAAAGTGGATTAACTGAAATTGATAGCGCAGAGGCAATTAGACTATTTTACTTCTTAAAAGAAGACAACCAGACTATAAATACCATGTGGCTACAGAAGTTTATAGAGACTGCTTCCAAGATGACAAAAGAAGGC ATGACAATATCTTACTTTACCTCAATATCAAGGGATGACGAGTTTGAGAAGAGTTCTGACTCAATCATACCTCTCTTCTCATTGACATATGCCCTGGCCATCAATTTTTCAATCATATCTTGTTTGAG GTTGGACTGTGTGAGGAACAAGGTGTGGGTGGCAACCTTTGGTGTTCTCTCATCTGGTATGGCAGTGCTGTCCAGTTTTGGGTTGTTGCTGTACTGTGGGATGCCCTTCGCTATGACTGTGGCAACAGCTCCATTCCTGATTCTGG GAATTGGTGTTGACGACATGTTCATCATGATTTCCTGCTGGCAGCAGACTCAGGTTCATGACAACGTAGAGGACCGTATGGCAGCTACATACAAAGATGCAGCTGTCTCGATCACCATCACAACACTAACTGATGCCCTGGCCTTCTATATTGGTCTGTTAACTCCCTTTGGTTCCGTACAATCCTTTTGTATGTATACTGGCACAGCTGTCCTGTTCTGCTACTTGTACAATATTACCTTCTTTGGTGCATTTCTGGCACTGAATGGAAGACGTGAAAAGGGCAACAGACACTGGCTGACATGCATGAAGGTTCCAGAACCAGAGGAGAACACTAAAAAGTACAACCTTTGTAGTATAGGGGGAGCTTATGATCATAAAACGGGAAAAGAGGAACCTATGCCCattaacaacttctttaagatgTACTATGGGCCATTTCTAACAAATACTTGGACCAAGGTGTTTGTGATCCTGCTCTATGCTGGATATTTGGGCTCAAGTATCTATGGTTGCTTCCAAATCCAAGAAGGTATAGACCTTAAAAACCTAGCAGTTGATAGCTCATATGTAGGTAGCTATTACGATAATGAGGATCAATACTTTTCAGAGTATGGTCCAAATGTTATGGTTGTTGTGACTGACAGCGAGTTTCAATATTGGGACGAAACTGCTCGAAAGAGTCTTGATACTTGTCTCAGAAGTTTTGAGAGTCTAACATTGGCTGGTCAATCATTGGTTGCTAAAGATATGACCCTTTCTTGGCTTAATGAATATGTAAAAGCGGGTGTAGTTTCAAATCCAAATAACGAAACCATTTTCATGGATAGTTTACCTACATTTTTACAACAATCAGGTTTCACACAAGATGTGAATATTTCAAACAAAGTCATAATTGCCTCACGTTTGTTTATTCAGACAATCAACGTCAGTACAGCTGTTGATGAAAAGAACATGTTGAATAAGCTTCGAGAGACAGCTAATGGTTGTCCAGGAAAGTTGGTTGTTTACCACCCTGCTTTCATATACTTTGACCAGTATGCAGTCATTGTTAGTAATACCATCCAAAACATTGTAGTTGCCACTCTTGCTATGCTGGTGATCTCCCTCATGTTGATCCCCAACCCCATATGTTCTCTGTGGGTGACCTttgccattgcctctgtcataGTGGGTGTTGCTGGTTTCATGGCATTATGGGATGTCAATCTAGACTCTGTATCCATGATCAATCTTGTCATATGCATTGGTTTCTCAGTGGATTTTTCTGCTCACATTTCCTATGCTTTTGTCTCTAGCAAAGAGCCGACAGCTAATAAAAAGGCTGTAGATGCTGTCTATCACTTGGGATATCCCATCTTACAGGGAGCTGTGTCTACTATTTTAGGAGTGGTGGTGCTGTCTGCTGCTGAGAGCTACATCTTCAGAACCTTCTTTAAGATCATGTTCTTGGTCATTTTGTTTGGGGCAGTCCATGGTATAGTGTTTATCCCAGTGTTTCTGACCTTCTTTGGAATCTGCGGAGGCAAAGTCAGTGATAAAAAAGATGTAGATGGTAGGTCTAACACCTTGTCTCAAAGAGGTCACATGTGGGTCACCCAAACCACAGGGGATTTCAACATGAAGAATGTGCATGAATTAAGGGCTGTAGCAGCTAATTCAAAT